From Medicago truncatula cultivar Jemalong A17 chromosome 7, MtrunA17r5.0-ANR, whole genome shotgun sequence, a single genomic window includes:
- the LOC11430084 gene encoding probable calcium-binding protein CML18, which produces MLGLFETCFTFLNKKAKFLFNQPRSMNIIREPNTRLSSFVDMEMSNQFKQVFKLIDTNGDGKISTSELSELLSCLGCKDSIAAKEAEGMVNVLDSNGDGFVDLEEFMVVMDDKEGKFGCANDKEQDEYLMDAFHVFDTDKNGLISAKELKRVLINLGFDHCSIGECKRMIKGVDKNGDGFVDYEEFRSMMKSGQD; this is translated from the coding sequence TGCTTCACTTTTCTCAACAAAAAGGCCAAATTCCTCTTCAATCAACCAAGAAGCATGAACATTATAAGAGAACCTAACACAAGATTATCTTCTTTTGTTGATATGGAGATGTCTAATCAGTTCAAACAAGTTTTCAAGCTGATCGACACTAATGGAGATGGCAAGATATCAACCAGTGAGCTAAGTGAGTTACTTTCATGTTTGGGATGCAAAGATAGCATAGCTGCTAAAGAAGCTGAAGGTATGGTAAATGTTTTGGACTCAAATGGAGATGGGTTTGTAGATTTGGAGGAATTCATGGTTGTTATGGATGACAAAGAAGGCAAGTTTGGTTGTGCCAATGACAAGGAGCAAGATGAGTATCTCATGGATGCTTTTCATGTCTTTGACACTGATAAGAATGGTCTAATTTCAGCTAAGGAACTTAAGAGAGTTCTGATAAATTTAGGATTTGATCATTGTAGTATTGGAGAATGCAAGCGTATGATCAAAGGGGTTGATAAGAATGGAGATGGGTTTGTGGATTATGAAGAATTTAGGTCTATGATGAAATCAGGACAAGATTAG